A single region of the Aeromicrobium chenweiae genome encodes:
- a CDS encoding DNA-3-methyladenine glycosylase 2 family protein, whose translation MITDHERCYRAVQARDARFDGVFYTAVRTTGIYCRPSCPAVTPKAENVTFHATAAAAQEAGYRACRRCRPDTTPGSPLWNVRADAVGRAMRLIADGVIEREGVEGLADRLGYSQRHVTRMLTQELGAGPLALARSNRAHAARVLIETTEMPMADIAFAAGFASIRQFNDSVRRTYALTPTQMRGRRRSTPTGCITVRLAVRQPFHAESLLDFLAAHVLPGVETVQGRTYARVVRLPHGLGVMALTVHDDRVDCELELADLRDTAVAIGRARRMLDLDADPVAIDEVLGADRVLAPLVADAPGLRVPSHVDGFELAVRTIVGQQVSVAGANTVLGRQVPTRGVPVDFALAARFGLTHAFPPPEAFADADPTSLGMPQSRARTIIGLSQAVADGKLDLDPGVDRDEVREQLLQMRGIGPWTADYIVMRGLGHPDVLLTTDLVLKRELERHGLTTDDTDRWRPWRSYAGMHLWRATSALERSAP comes from the coding sequence ATGATCACGGACCACGAGCGTTGCTACCGGGCCGTCCAGGCCCGCGATGCGCGCTTCGACGGCGTCTTCTACACCGCCGTGCGCACGACCGGGATCTATTGCCGTCCGTCGTGCCCCGCCGTCACGCCGAAGGCCGAGAACGTCACCTTCCACGCCACGGCCGCGGCAGCGCAGGAGGCCGGCTACCGCGCGTGCCGCCGCTGTCGTCCCGACACGACGCCAGGCTCACCGCTGTGGAACGTCCGCGCCGACGCGGTCGGCCGCGCCATGCGCCTGATCGCCGACGGCGTCATCGAGCGCGAGGGCGTCGAGGGCCTCGCCGATCGTCTCGGCTACAGCCAGCGCCACGTCACCCGCATGCTGACCCAGGAGCTGGGCGCAGGTCCGCTGGCGCTGGCGCGGAGCAACCGGGCGCATGCGGCGCGGGTGCTGATCGAGACGACCGAGATGCCGATGGCCGACATCGCGTTCGCCGCAGGATTCGCGTCGATCCGCCAGTTCAACGACTCCGTGCGCCGCACGTACGCGCTGACCCCGACGCAGATGCGGGGGCGCCGCAGGAGCACGCCGACGGGGTGCATCACGGTGCGCCTGGCGGTCCGGCAGCCGTTCCATGCCGAGTCGCTGCTCGACTTCCTCGCCGCCCACGTCCTGCCGGGCGTGGAGACCGTCCAGGGACGCACGTACGCCCGGGTGGTCCGCCTGCCTCACGGCCTGGGCGTCATGGCGCTGACGGTCCACGACGACCGCGTCGACTGCGAGCTCGAGCTCGCCGACCTGCGCGACACCGCGGTCGCGATCGGTCGGGCCCGCCGGATGCTCGATCTCGACGCCGACCCGGTCGCGATCGACGAGGTGCTGGGCGCTGATCGCGTCCTGGCTCCGCTGGTCGCGGACGCGCCGGGCCTGAGGGTGCCGTCGCACGTCGACGGATTCGAGCTGGCGGTGCGGACGATCGTCGGCCAGCAGGTGTCCGTCGCCGGCGCCAACACGGTGCTCGGCCGGCAGGTGCCGACGCGCGGCGTCCCGGTCGACTTCGCGCTCGCCGCGAGATTCGGCCTCACGCACGCGTTCCCGCCGCCGGAGGCGTTCGCCGACGCCGATCCGACGAGCCTCGGCATGCCGCAGTCCCGTGCGCGGACGATCATCGGCCTGTCGCAGGCCGTGGCCGACGGCAAGCTCGACCTCGATCCCGGCGTCGACCGCGACGAGGTGCGCGAGCAGCTGCTCCAGATGCGGGGCATCGGGCCGTGGACGGCCGACTACATCGTCATGCGCGGGCTCGGGCACCCCGACGTCCTGCTGACCACCGACCTGGTGCTCAAGCGCGAGCTGGAGCGTCACGGTCTCACGACGGACGACACCGACCGATGGCGTCCCTGGCGCTCGTACGCCGGCATGCACCTGTGGCGTGCCACCTCCGCCCTCGAAAGGAGCGCACCATGA
- a CDS encoding M14 family metallopeptidase, whose translation MRNSRALIGVTGLALATTCVLSSTSVAASAVEPSPSASSPAPGRGPSTATTVDPLSKAQVVRRAAETAVAGDPIDMPTSYPYQPDLKIFRPNADDAAHSADLIGHPEIAPKLLDLMETSDRVSAQVVGQSTEGRDLYLVTVTAPETEDETAQQAAWKAEIKSDPAAAAKDTALINNYKTPVWISNNIHGNEWEGTDAALKYIDYLATAPIGEVRSILKNNRLYFSPSLNPDGRTNSTRATALGLDPNRDMITNSTPETKSFIRQAQAIQPIYAADFHGYTSVLQMEPTGPPHGSNYEYDLTMPHNYALALKVEKDVVDAAIPGNTYLNTTTGRVVNENTSADTAHIKIPYRDTPDGWDDFPPIFTAQYNSFYGAAASTVELPKSRNGTPSGRQSPANAAINSAVAYKTMSSIVDYMNTAGNARDMIKNQIETFRRGVAGEPKDNLTVAKVKSVPGPTQWQPLWDVVDDQDAITLPRAYVIPVGANQRSKSDATRLVDQLLAHDIEVGTLNAAATVDGTTYPKGSYVVDMHQPLRGLANSLLDLGEDISDKVPSMYDISAWSYSYTWGATVDKVGLTTQAPIGATTPITAATPQASIPAKAGYLTFDVAGVADYQALNSLLEEDERVSMLADGSVVVGPESYDTAKKVASTFDIDVEPATKADLDALDDAATKPLKDLTIAYVGTQDDKLSLQQLGFDDLVPVTANSLNADPQLIDDVDVLWVGTAFSTTDRPASGSTPAVSFAPAREAVQSFLDEGGALLGRTNAAFNAASSFGLLSGTVVSGNGSGNGIVAVDTPANSVLAPYKQDSAFIYPAYSFTSLGENVKTEQTYAEKPLLAGHWRASGAGATNGPSTAAGQASVVSSENATTGAKSMVFGTSVFFRTHTKGGMTQAARGLFWAGPEGEAVVAPGGSSVAITSVGKVTYPGAASVTVRAADAADKALDGTVTLRAGAKVLATGATRGGKVTLKVSGLRPGSTSVVATFTPASPSFASSTSAPAAITVAKASSKLSLKAKKWKNAKKARVTVKLTVPGVSTAGSIVITDKGKKVRTVRVDAGKSRAVTLKLKKGTHQLRAVFSGNGLVTSSKSKTVKVKIS comes from the coding sequence GTGAGGAACTCTCGCGCTCTCATCGGGGTGACCGGTTTGGCGCTCGCCACGACCTGCGTGCTGTCCAGCACCAGTGTCGCGGCGTCCGCCGTCGAACCGTCGCCCAGCGCATCCAGCCCCGCCCCCGGCCGCGGCCCGTCGACGGCCACGACCGTCGACCCGCTCAGCAAGGCCCAGGTCGTCCGTCGTGCCGCCGAGACTGCGGTCGCCGGCGACCCGATCGACATGCCCACGTCGTACCCGTACCAGCCGGATCTCAAGATCTTCCGGCCCAACGCGGACGACGCGGCGCACTCGGCCGACCTGATCGGTCACCCCGAGATCGCGCCGAAGCTGCTCGACCTGATGGAGACCAGCGACCGGGTCTCGGCGCAGGTCGTGGGCCAGTCGACGGAGGGACGTGATCTCTACCTGGTCACGGTCACCGCGCCGGAGACCGAGGACGAGACCGCGCAGCAGGCCGCCTGGAAGGCCGAGATCAAGTCCGACCCGGCCGCTGCCGCGAAGGACACCGCGCTGATCAACAACTACAAGACGCCGGTCTGGATCAGCAACAACATCCACGGCAACGAGTGGGAGGGCACCGACGCGGCGCTGAAGTACATCGACTACCTCGCCACGGCGCCCATCGGCGAGGTCCGCAGCATCCTCAAGAACAACCGGCTCTACTTCTCGCCGTCGCTGAACCCTGACGGTCGCACGAACTCGACCCGCGCCACCGCGCTCGGGCTCGACCCCAACCGCGACATGATCACGAACTCGACGCCCGAGACGAAGTCGTTCATCCGTCAGGCCCAGGCGATCCAGCCGATCTACGCCGCGGACTTCCACGGGTACACCAGCGTGCTGCAGATGGAGCCCACCGGTCCGCCCCACGGCTCGAACTACGAGTACGACCTGACGATGCCGCACAACTACGCGCTCGCACTGAAGGTCGAGAAGGACGTCGTGGACGCGGCGATCCCGGGCAACACGTACCTCAACACCACGACCGGTCGCGTCGTCAACGAGAACACGTCCGCCGACACCGCGCACATCAAGATCCCCTACCGGGACACCCCGGACGGATGGGACGACTTCCCGCCGATCTTCACGGCGCAGTACAACTCGTTCTACGGCGCCGCCGCGTCGACGGTCGAGCTGCCGAAGAGCCGCAACGGCACGCCGAGCGGTCGTCAGTCCCCCGCCAACGCCGCGATCAACTCCGCGGTCGCGTACAAGACGATGAGCAGCATCGTCGACTACATGAACACCGCGGGCAACGCCCGGGACATGATCAAGAACCAGATCGAGACGTTCCGTCGCGGTGTCGCGGGTGAGCCCAAGGACAACCTCACGGTCGCCAAGGTCAAGAGCGTCCCCGGCCCCACGCAGTGGCAGCCGCTGTGGGACGTCGTCGACGACCAGGACGCGATCACGCTGCCGCGTGCCTACGTCATCCCGGTCGGCGCGAACCAGCGCTCGAAGAGCGATGCGACCCGCCTGGTCGACCAGCTGCTCGCCCACGACATCGAGGTCGGCACGCTCAACGCCGCCGCGACGGTGGACGGCACGACGTACCCCAAGGGCTCCTACGTCGTCGACATGCACCAGCCGCTGCGCGGACTGGCCAACTCGCTGCTCGACCTCGGCGAGGACATCTCCGACAAGGTGCCCTCGATGTACGACATCTCCGCGTGGAGCTACTCGTACACCTGGGGAGCCACGGTGGACAAGGTCGGTCTGACGACGCAGGCCCCCATCGGCGCCACGACCCCGATCACGGCGGCGACGCCCCAGGCGTCGATCCCCGCCAAGGCCGGCTACCTCACGTTCGACGTGGCAGGCGTGGCGGACTACCAGGCCCTCAACAGCCTCCTGGAGGAGGACGAGCGGGTCTCGATGCTCGCCGACGGCTCCGTCGTCGTCGGTCCGGAGTCGTACGACACGGCCAAGAAGGTCGCCTCGACCTTCGACATCGACGTCGAGCCGGCCACGAAGGCCGATCTCGATGCCCTCGACGACGCCGCGACCAAGCCGCTGAAGGATCTCACGATCGCGTACGTCGGCACGCAGGACGACAAGCTGTCGTTGCAGCAGCTCGGCTTCGACGATCTCGTGCCGGTGACGGCGAACTCGCTGAACGCCGATCCCCAGCTGATCGACGACGTCGACGTGCTGTGGGTCGGCACGGCGTTCAGCACGACCGACCGTCCGGCGTCCGGCTCGACCCCCGCGGTCAGCTTCGCGCCGGCCCGTGAGGCCGTGCAGTCCTTCCTCGACGAGGGTGGCGCCCTGCTCGGCCGGACGAACGCAGCGTTCAACGCGGCGTCGTCGTTCGGGCTCCTGAGCGGGACCGTGGTCAGCGGCAACGGATCGGGCAACGGCATCGTCGCCGTCGACACGCCGGCCAACTCGGTGCTCGCCCCGTACAAGCAGGACAGCGCGTTCATCTACCCGGCGTACTCGTTCACCTCGCTCGGGGAGAACGTCAAGACCGAGCAGACGTACGCGGAGAAGCCGCTCCTCGCGGGACACTGGCGGGCCAGCGGTGCCGGCGCGACGAACGGTCCGAGCACGGCGGCGGGCCAGGCCTCGGTCGTGTCCTCCGAGAACGCCACGACCGGCGCGAAGTCGATGGTCTTCGGCACCTCGGTGTTCTTCCGCACCCACACCAAGGGCGGCATGACGCAGGCCGCTCGCGGTCTGTTCTGGGCCGGCCCGGAAGGTGAGGCGGTCGTCGCACCCGGTGGGTCGAGCGTGGCCATCACGTCGGTCGGCAAGGTCACCTACCCAGGTGCGGCCAGCGTGACCGTCCGCGCCGCGGATGCCGCTGACAAGGCGCTCGACGGCACCGTGACGCTGCGAGCCGGCGCCAAGGTGCTGGCGACCGGCGCGACCCGTGGCGGCAAGGTCACCCTGAAGGTGTCGGGTCTGCGACCCGGCTCCACCTCGGTGGTCGCCACGTTCACGCCGGCGTCGCCGTCGTTCGCCTCGTCGACCAGCGCCCCGGCCGCGATCACCGTGGCCAAGGCCAGCTCGAAGCTGTCGCTGAAGGCCAAGAAGTGGAAGAACGCCAAGAAGGCACGCGTGACGGTCAAGCTGACCGTGCCCGGCGTCTCGACCGCAGGCTCGATCGTCATCACCGACAAGGGCAAGAAGGTCAGGACCGTCCGAGTCGACGCGGGCAAGTCGCGGGCCGTCACGCTGAAGCTCAAGAAGGGCACGCACCAGCTGCGCGCCGTCTTCTCGGGCAACGGCCTGGTCACGTCCAGCAAGTCCAAGACGGTGAAGGTCAAGATCAGCTGA
- a CDS encoding M1 family aminopeptidase: MSLVSGTLVATAGAGTAFAAEPVAGGLSAGDSLFPRQGNSGYDALHYDIDLTVDFAVSPTNNALATTTFRAATTTVTARTTDDPLSSYAFDFQGSVGDLDASTLNVDSVTVDGAPATFTRIENTTVNDATTDEHKLVVTPARPVSGEFTTVVKYHGTPVRHTDTDGSYEGWNNTTDGATFVNQPVGSMTAFPNNNTPRDKATYTITVDAPSRLGTSAQAATANPGLRDAAVVSNGELKSRTRSEDGTRTTWSWEQTKQMASELSLISVGRYDMYESDIALASGRTIKEWSFIDPAISVSNQNTTQATRAQLKQILDHLESRYGPYPGNSTGLVTDVVPSAINYALETQDRSFFPTSASRGTTIHEVMHQWFGDNVSPVDWNDIWLNEGPATYAEVQLPYEAAGSSTTSTESSYFTSWNGTNASSSLWKVPVAKMARADQLFGSPTYTRGAMTLEALRTAIGARDFAQVMEQWQSRFGGRSKTTADFIALAEEISGRDLAAFFDSWVYTTGKPAWPSKFDLSLTGPDAPAGADDTTSYTLTSRNTGRVPQTGSVVTVDLGDVLDDATLGELPAGTTVDGTTLTWTVPTTAVGATSTVSIPLTIASDATGATLKASARANTLGGTCVDCVSTLVVGAPPVAPSALPTVTGTPVVGEPLTAETAGWASGTTFTYQWLVDGSPVSGATKAGFTPDVTSAGLAVSVRVTGSKGSATPVTRTSEPTTAVARATQTGSVPTITGAPRIGAKLVAEVGSWEPGTFFTYQWATGGTNVSAANGGTGPTFTPSLAAQIGQTVTVTVTGTKGGFSSTARTSAATGAIATGAFGDVPRPTVSGTPRALAPVTADPGAWDTGTAFTYQWAVGGEDVSGATTAGFTPSLEQVGSPLTVTVTGTKAGYAEPASRTSEPVTIAPAEQTATPKPTIAGIAKVGVELTGDTGTWDEGVSLTYQWFVGDEAVEGATGLTYTPAASAAGERITFAVTGTKSGYAPATRTSEPTDEVVGGDLASTPAPTISGTAKIGAPLTAEAGEWDEGVTFSYQWLADDRPIEGATGRTYVPTVADLGAAIAVTVTGSKPGYEATTRTSEATGAVVEGDLVKAPRPTVSGSVAVGKKVTARAGTWDDGVKLSYQWLLNGTAIRGATSPTYTIRVGDRGRTLSVVVVGSRTGYTDAARISSGHRVALGTQAHRPRPAIKGTPKVGRTLTVKKATYDAGVKLSYKWYADGHRVGSNKPTLKLKKAYRGDRVTVRVVAKKTGYVTWGSTSKKTGKIAK, from the coding sequence ATGAGCCTCGTCTCGGGGACGCTGGTCGCCACGGCGGGGGCCGGCACGGCGTTCGCCGCCGAACCGGTCGCAGGAGGGCTGAGCGCAGGCGACAGCCTCTTTCCCCGGCAGGGCAACAGCGGGTACGACGCGCTGCACTATGACATCGACCTCACGGTCGACTTCGCCGTGTCCCCGACCAACAACGCGCTCGCGACGACGACGTTCCGCGCCGCCACGACGACCGTCACGGCCAGGACGACCGACGACCCGCTCTCGTCCTACGCGTTCGACTTCCAGGGCTCGGTGGGCGATCTCGACGCGAGCACGCTCAACGTCGACTCGGTGACGGTCGACGGCGCACCCGCGACCTTCACCCGCATCGAGAACACCACCGTCAACGACGCGACGACCGACGAGCACAAGCTCGTGGTGACCCCTGCCCGTCCGGTCAGCGGCGAGTTCACGACCGTCGTGAAGTACCACGGCACCCCGGTTCGGCACACCGACACCGACGGCTCCTACGAGGGCTGGAACAACACGACGGACGGTGCGACGTTCGTCAACCAGCCCGTGGGCTCGATGACGGCGTTCCCCAACAACAACACGCCGCGCGACAAGGCGACGTACACGATCACGGTCGACGCCCCGAGCAGGCTCGGGACGTCCGCCCAGGCCGCCACGGCCAACCCGGGCCTCCGGGACGCGGCCGTCGTGAGCAACGGCGAGCTGAAGTCCAGGACGCGCAGCGAGGACGGCACGCGCACGACGTGGTCGTGGGAGCAGACCAAGCAGATGGCCAGCGAGCTGTCGTTGATCTCGGTCGGCCGCTACGACATGTACGAGTCCGACATCGCGCTCGCGAGCGGGCGCACGATCAAGGAGTGGTCGTTCATCGACCCGGCCATCTCGGTGTCGAACCAGAACACCACCCAGGCGACCCGGGCCCAGCTCAAGCAGATCCTCGACCACCTGGAGAGCAGGTACGGTCCCTACCCGGGCAACAGCACCGGACTCGTGACCGATGTCGTGCCGAGTGCGATCAACTACGCCCTGGAGACCCAGGACCGCTCGTTCTTCCCCACCAGCGCCAGCCGGGGGACCACGATCCACGAGGTCATGCACCAGTGGTTCGGCGACAACGTCTCTCCCGTGGACTGGAACGACATCTGGCTCAACGAGGGGCCGGCGACCTATGCCGAGGTCCAGCTCCCGTACGAGGCCGCGGGCTCGTCGACCACCAGCACCGAGTCGTCGTACTTCACGTCGTGGAACGGCACCAACGCCTCCAGCTCGCTGTGGAAGGTCCCGGTCGCGAAGATGGCCAGGGCGGACCAGCTGTTCGGCAGCCCCACCTACACCCGCGGTGCGATGACCCTCGAGGCGCTGCGCACCGCGATCGGGGCCCGGGACTTCGCCCAGGTGATGGAGCAGTGGCAGTCCCGGTTCGGCGGCAGGAGCAAGACGACGGCCGACTTCATCGCGCTGGCCGAGGAGATCTCCGGTCGCGACCTGGCCGCGTTCTTCGACAGCTGGGTCTACACCACCGGCAAGCCGGCGTGGCCGTCGAAGTTCGACCTCAGCCTCACCGGTCCGGACGCCCCGGCCGGCGCCGACGACACGACCAGCTACACGCTCACCAGCCGCAACACCGGCCGGGTCCCGCAGACCGGGAGCGTCGTCACCGTCGACCTCGGCGACGTCCTCGACGACGCGACGCTGGGCGAGCTGCCTGCCGGCACGACCGTCGACGGCACCACGCTGACGTGGACCGTGCCGACGACGGCCGTCGGCGCCACGTCGACCGTGTCCATCCCGCTGACGATCGCGTCCGACGCCACCGGGGCCACCCTCAAGGCGTCCGCGCGGGCCAACACGCTGGGCGGCACCTGCGTGGACTGCGTCTCGACCCTGGTGGTCGGTGCACCGCCCGTCGCGCCCTCGGCGCTGCCGACCGTCACGGGCACGCCCGTCGTGGGCGAGCCGCTGACCGCGGAGACCGCAGGATGGGCCTCCGGGACGACCTTCACCTACCAGTGGCTGGTCGACGGTTCACCCGTCAGCGGGGCGACCAAGGCCGGCTTCACGCCTGACGTCACTTCAGCGGGCCTCGCGGTCAGCGTCCGGGTGACCGGTTCGAAGGGATCGGCCACGCCGGTCACGAGGACCAGCGAGCCCACGACTGCTGTCGCTCGCGCCACCCAGACGGGATCCGTCCCGACCATCACCGGCGCACCGAGGATCGGCGCGAAGCTGGTGGCCGAGGTCGGCAGCTGGGAGCCCGGCACGTTCTTCACGTACCAGTGGGCGACGGGCGGCACGAACGTGTCGGCGGCCAACGGCGGAACCGGTCCGACGTTCACGCCGTCCCTAGCGGCCCAGATCGGTCAGACGGTCACCGTGACGGTCACCGGCACGAAGGGCGGCTTCAGCTCCACGGCCAGGACCAGTGCCGCGACCGGTGCGATCGCGACCGGCGCGTTCGGCGACGTGCCCAGGCCCACGGTGAGCGGCACGCCGCGCGCCCTGGCCCCGGTCACCGCGGATCCGGGCGCGTGGGACACCGGCACGGCCTTCACCTACCAGTGGGCCGTCGGTGGCGAGGACGTCTCCGGTGCCACCACGGCGGGCTTCACCCCGTCGCTGGAGCAGGTCGGGTCCCCGCTCACCGTGACGGTCACCGGCACCAAGGCCGGCTACGCGGAGCCCGCGAGCCGGACCAGCGAGCCGGTGACCATCGCGCCGGCGGAGCAGACGGCGACGCCCAAGCCCACGATCGCGGGAATCGCGAAGGTCGGCGTCGAGCTGACCGGCGACACCGGCACGTGGGACGAGGGCGTGTCCCTGACGTACCAGTGGTTCGTCGGTGACGAGGCGGTCGAGGGTGCGACGGGGCTGACGTACACCCCGGCCGCGAGCGCCGCGGGCGAGCGGATCACCTTCGCGGTGACCGGCACGAAGTCGGGTTACGCGCCGGCGACGAGGACCAGCGAGCCCACCGACGAGGTCGTCGGCGGAGACCTGGCGTCGACCCCGGCGCCGACGATCTCGGGGACGGCCAAGATCGGTGCCCCGCTGACCGCCGAGGCAGGGGAGTGGGACGAGGGCGTCACGTTCTCGTACCAGTGGCTCGCCGACGACCGACCCATCGAGGGTGCGACCGGTCGGACGTACGTCCCGACGGTCGCCGATCTCGGTGCCGCGATCGCCGTCACCGTGACAGGCTCGAAGCCTGGCTACGAGGCGACGACCAGGACCAGCGAGGCGACGGGCGCCGTGGTCGAGGGCGACCTCGTCAAGGCCCCCAGGCCCACGGTCAGCGGCAGCGTCGCGGTGGGCAAGAAGGTCACGGCGCGAGCGGGCACCTGGGACGACGGCGTGAAGCTGTCCTACCAGTGGTTGCTGAACGGCACCGCGATCCGCGGGGCCACGTCCCCGACGTACACGATCAGGGTCGGCGACCGGGGGCGCACCCTCTCGGTCGTCGTGGTCGGGTCGAGGACGGGCTACACCGATGCGGCCCGCATCAGTTCCGGTCACCGGGTGGCGCTGGGCACGCAGGCCCACCGTCCGCGGCCCGCGATCAAGGGGACCCCGAAGGTTGGTCGCACCCTCACCGTGAAGAAGGCGACCTACGACGCCGGGGTGAAGCTGTCCTACAAGTGGTACGCGGACGGGCACCGCGTCGGAAGCAACAAGCCGACGCTCAAGCTCAAGAAGGCGTACCGCGGTGATCGCGTCACCGTGCGGGTCGTGGCCAAGAAGACCGGCTACGTCACCTGGGGCAGCACCAGCAAGAAGACCGGGAAGATCGCCAAGTAG
- a CDS encoding methylated-DNA--[protein]-cysteine S-methyltransferase, which produces MTTRWMDSPIGGLRLHTSAGLVTAIRFDAPEPRGRRVGDPLLDRAEQQLAEYFAGERTAFDLPLASDGTEFQKKVWAELQRIPYGETASYGDIARRLGYEPVISRAVGAANGANPIPIVVPCHRVIGSNGTLTGYAGGVERKRTLLDLERPGLF; this is translated from the coding sequence ATGACGACACGATGGATGGACTCGCCGATCGGCGGTCTCCGCCTCCACACCTCGGCCGGTCTCGTCACGGCGATCCGCTTCGACGCCCCGGAGCCGCGCGGACGCCGCGTCGGCGACCCGCTGCTGGACCGCGCCGAGCAGCAGCTCGCGGAGTACTTCGCGGGCGAGCGGACCGCGTTCGACCTGCCCCTGGCCAGCGACGGCACCGAGTTCCAGAAGAAGGTGTGGGCCGAGCTGCAGCGCATCCCGTACGGCGAGACGGCGAGCTACGGCGACATCGCCCGGCGCCTGGGCTACGAGCCCGTCATCTCCCGAGCTGTCGGTGCGGCCAACGGCGCCAACCCGATCCCGATCGTGGTGCCGTGCCACCGGGTCATCGGCTCCAACGGGACCCTCACGGGCTACGCGGGCGGCGTCGAGCGCAAGAGGACGCTGCTCGACCTCGAGCGTCCCGGCCTCTTCTGA